A window of Cryptomeria japonica chromosome 3, Sugi_1.0, whole genome shotgun sequence contains these coding sequences:
- the LOC131044067 gene encoding probable inactive purple acid phosphatase 16 isoform X2 — translation MQYIIRHKMCIFRILLVCFYLLVVLGVILVANAHAQKKLGFASANSSFRIAIFADLHYGENAWTDWGPLQDQKSSKVMATVLDKESPGVEQMTDCYFQGTSRVDMLKMDAQQSLSHSSFGPKSLWPSVSNYYLEIASYKYSKSPAALLYFLDSGGGSYPEVISKNQAKWFQQTAAQKNPNSRIPEIVFWHIPSQAYKEIAPRVGTPIKDPCVGSINLERVDSQTAEWGIMDILTNRTSVKAVFVGHNHGLDWCCPCKNLWLCFARHTGYGGYGSWPRGARILELVEGNSELKSWIRMEDGTTHSHMTITSA, via the exons ATGCAGTATATCATAAGACACAAAATGTGCATTTTTAGGATCTTGCTTGTATGTTTTTATTTGTTAGTAGTTCTTGGTGTAATTCTTGTAGCAAATGCACACGCTCAAAAAAAGTTGGGTTTTGCGTCTGCCAATTCAAGCTTTAGAATTGCGATTTTTGCAGATTTACATTATGGCGAAAATGCATGGACAGATTGGGGTCCCCTGCAAGACCAGAAGTCCAGTAAGGTTATGGCCACTGTTCTAGACAAAGAAAGCCCAG GAGTTGAACAAATGACTGACTGCTATTTCCAAGGGACATCCCGTGTTGACATGTTGAAGATGGATGCGCAACAAAGTTTGTCTCACTCATCATTTGGACCTAAAAGTCTTTGGCCCAGCGTATCGAACTATTATCTTGAGATCGCTTCTTATAAGTATTCTAAATCACCAGCAGCCTTGTTATACTTCCTAGATTCAGGTGGTGGTTCTTACCCTGAAGTAATTTCAAAAAATCAAGCAAAATGGTTCCAACAAACAGCAGCCCAAAAAAACCCTAATTCAAG GATTCCGGAAATTGTCTTTTGGCATATTCCTAGTCAAGCCTATAAAGAAATTGCCCCTCGTGTTGGCACTCCAATCAAGGATCCATGTGTTGGTTCAATAAATCTTGAGCGAGTTGATTCCCAAACAGCTGAATGGGGAATTATGGATATCTTGACAAATAGAACATCAGTTAAG GCTGTATTTGTTGGTCATAACCATGGTTTGGATTGGTGCTGCCCATGTAAGAACCTTTGGCTTTGTTTTGCTCGGCATACTGGTTATGGAGGTTATGGCAGTTGGCCAAGAGGAGCTAGGATTTTGGAGCTTGTTGAAGGAAATTCTGAACTTAAGTCATGGATTAGAATGGAGGATGGAACAACCCATAGTCACATGACAATAACTTCGGCATGA
- the LOC131044067 gene encoding probable inactive purple acid phosphatase 16 isoform X1: MQYIIRHKMCIFRILLVCFYLLVVLGVILVANAHAQKKLGFASANSSFRIAIFADLHYGENAWTDWGPLQDQKSSKVMATVLDKESPDFVVYLGDVVTANNLPIRNATKYWEQAISPTKSRNIPWASVFGNHDDMAFEWPDEWFGSLGLPSIQCPHSSLATGVEQMTDCYFQGTSRVDMLKMDAQQSLSHSSFGPKSLWPSVSNYYLEIASYKYSKSPAALLYFLDSGGGSYPEVISKNQAKWFQQTAAQKNPNSRIPEIVFWHIPSQAYKEIAPRVGTPIKDPCVGSINLERVDSQTAEWGIMDILTNRTSVKAVFVGHNHGLDWCCPCKNLWLCFARHTGYGGYGSWPRGARILELVEGNSELKSWIRMEDGTTHSHMTITSA; this comes from the exons ATGCAGTATATCATAAGACACAAAATGTGCATTTTTAGGATCTTGCTTGTATGTTTTTATTTGTTAGTAGTTCTTGGTGTAATTCTTGTAGCAAATGCACACGCTCAAAAAAAGTTGGGTTTTGCGTCTGCCAATTCAAGCTTTAGAATTGCGATTTTTGCAGATTTACATTATGGCGAAAATGCATGGACAGATTGGGGTCCCCTGCAAGACCAGAAGTCCAGTAAGGTTATGGCCACTGTTCTAGACAAAGAAAGCCCAG ATTTTGTGGTTTATCTTGGAGATGTTGTCACAGCCAACAATTTGCCTATCAGGAATGCAACCAAGTACTGGGAGCAGGCCATTTCACCCACTAAGAGCAGGAACATTCCTTGGGCTTCTGTGTTTGGTAACCATGATGACATGGCATTTGAATGGCCTGATGAATGGTTTGGAAGCTTGGGATTGCCAAGCATTCAGTGTCCACATTCTTCTTTGGCAACAG GAGTTGAACAAATGACTGACTGCTATTTCCAAGGGACATCCCGTGTTGACATGTTGAAGATGGATGCGCAACAAAGTTTGTCTCACTCATCATTTGGACCTAAAAGTCTTTGGCCCAGCGTATCGAACTATTATCTTGAGATCGCTTCTTATAAGTATTCTAAATCACCAGCAGCCTTGTTATACTTCCTAGATTCAGGTGGTGGTTCTTACCCTGAAGTAATTTCAAAAAATCAAGCAAAATGGTTCCAACAAACAGCAGCCCAAAAAAACCCTAATTCAAG GATTCCGGAAATTGTCTTTTGGCATATTCCTAGTCAAGCCTATAAAGAAATTGCCCCTCGTGTTGGCACTCCAATCAAGGATCCATGTGTTGGTTCAATAAATCTTGAGCGAGTTGATTCCCAAACAGCTGAATGGGGAATTATGGATATCTTGACAAATAGAACATCAGTTAAG GCTGTATTTGTTGGTCATAACCATGGTTTGGATTGGTGCTGCCCATGTAAGAACCTTTGGCTTTGTTTTGCTCGGCATACTGGTTATGGAGGTTATGGCAGTTGGCCAAGAGGAGCTAGGATTTTGGAGCTTGTTGAAGGAAATTCTGAACTTAAGTCATGGATTAGAATGGAGGATGGAACAACCCATAGTCACATGACAATAACTTCGGCATGA
- the LOC131044067 gene encoding probable inactive purple acid phosphatase 16 isoform X3, with protein sequence MATVLDKESPDFVVYLGDVVTANNLPIRNATKYWEQAISPTKSRNIPWASVFGNHDDMAFEWPDEWFGSLGLPSIQCPHSSLATGVEQMTDCYFQGTSRVDMLKMDAQQSLSHSSFGPKSLWPSVSNYYLEIASYKYSKSPAALLYFLDSGGGSYPEVISKNQAKWFQQTAAQKNPNSRIPEIVFWHIPSQAYKEIAPRVGTPIKDPCVGSINLERVDSQTAEWGIMDILTNRTSVKAVFVGHNHGLDWCCPCKNLWLCFARHTGYGGYGSWPRGARILELVEGNSELKSWIRMEDGTTHSHMTITSA encoded by the exons ATGGCCACTGTTCTAGACAAAGAAAGCCCAG ATTTTGTGGTTTATCTTGGAGATGTTGTCACAGCCAACAATTTGCCTATCAGGAATGCAACCAAGTACTGGGAGCAGGCCATTTCACCCACTAAGAGCAGGAACATTCCTTGGGCTTCTGTGTTTGGTAACCATGATGACATGGCATTTGAATGGCCTGATGAATGGTTTGGAAGCTTGGGATTGCCAAGCATTCAGTGTCCACATTCTTCTTTGGCAACAG GAGTTGAACAAATGACTGACTGCTATTTCCAAGGGACATCCCGTGTTGACATGTTGAAGATGGATGCGCAACAAAGTTTGTCTCACTCATCATTTGGACCTAAAAGTCTTTGGCCCAGCGTATCGAACTATTATCTTGAGATCGCTTCTTATAAGTATTCTAAATCACCAGCAGCCTTGTTATACTTCCTAGATTCAGGTGGTGGTTCTTACCCTGAAGTAATTTCAAAAAATCAAGCAAAATGGTTCCAACAAACAGCAGCCCAAAAAAACCCTAATTCAAG GATTCCGGAAATTGTCTTTTGGCATATTCCTAGTCAAGCCTATAAAGAAATTGCCCCTCGTGTTGGCACTCCAATCAAGGATCCATGTGTTGGTTCAATAAATCTTGAGCGAGTTGATTCCCAAACAGCTGAATGGGGAATTATGGATATCTTGACAAATAGAACATCAGTTAAG GCTGTATTTGTTGGTCATAACCATGGTTTGGATTGGTGCTGCCCATGTAAGAACCTTTGGCTTTGTTTTGCTCGGCATACTGGTTATGGAGGTTATGGCAGTTGGCCAAGAGGAGCTAGGATTTTGGAGCTTGTTGAAGGAAATTCTGAACTTAAGTCATGGATTAGAATGGAGGATGGAACAACCCATAGTCACATGACAATAACTTCGGCATGA